One window of the Kwoniella dejecticola CBS 10117 chromosome 3, complete sequence genome contains the following:
- a CDS encoding 40S ribosomal protein RACK1, producing the protein MAEPLVFKGTLAGHSGWITAIATSSENPDMILTASRDKTIIVWQLTRDDGSFGFPKKILHGHNHFVSDVVISSDGQFALSSSWDHTLRLWDLNTGLTTRKFVGHTGDVLSVSFSADNRQIVSASRDRTIKLWNTLGECKFNITEDGHSEWVSCVRFSPNPVIPVIVSAGWDKTVKVWELSKCKLKTNHYGHTGYINTLAVSPDGSLAASGGKDGITMLWDLNDGKHLYSLDAGDVVNALVFSPNRYWLCAATASSIKIFDLESKSIVDDLRPDFDGLSEKARKPECTSLAWSADGQTLFAGFSDNLVRVWVVVV; encoded by the exons atggctgAGCCTCTCGTCTTTAAGGGTACCCTCGCCGGTCACTCCGGCTGGATCACCGCCATCGCTACCTCGAGCGAGAACCCGGATATGATCTTGACTGCTTCCAGGG ACAAGACAATTATCGTTTGGCAATTGACAAGAGATGATGGATCTTTCGGTTTCCCCAAGAAGATTCTCCACGGACACAACCACTTCGTGTCTGACGTTGTCATCTCGTCCGACGGTCAATTCGCCCTTTCTTCATCGTGGGACCACACCCTCCGATTGTGGGACTTGAACACTGGTTTGACCACTAGAAAATTCGTCGGCCACACTGGTGATGTCCTTTC cgtctccttctccgccgacAACCGACAAATCGTCTCTGCTTCCCGAGACCGAACCATCAAGCTCTGGAACACCCTCGGTGAATGCAAATTCAACATCACCGAAGACGGTCACTCCGAATGGGTTTCATGTGTTCGATTCTCCCCCAACCCCGTCATCCCCGTCATCGTTTCCGCCGGTTGGGACAAGAccgtcaag GTTTGGGAACTTTCCAAGTGCAAGCTTAAGACCAACCACTACGGTCACACCGGATACATCAACACCCTTGCTGTCTCTCCCGATGGTTCGCTCGCTGCCTCAGGTGGTAAGGACGGTATCACCATGCTTTGGGACTTGAACGACGGTAAACACTTGTACTCTCTTGATGCCGGAGACGTCGTCAACGccctcgtcttctcgcctaaCCGATACTGGTTGTGCGCTGCTACTGCCTCTTCCATCAAGATCTTCGACCTTGAGTCCAA ATCCATCGTCGACGACCTCCGACCAGACTTCGACGGTCTCTCTGAAAAAGCCCGAAAACCCGAATGCACATCTCTCGCTTGGTCCGCTGACGGCCAAACTCTGTTCGCTGGTTTCTCTGATAACCTCGTCCGAGTCTGGGTTGTTGTCGTATAG